In one Streptomyces sp. T12 genomic region, the following are encoded:
- a CDS encoding LLM class F420-dependent oxidoreductase: MQLGINLGYWGAGMDADNLAVAQEADRLGYAVCWAAEAYGSDAATVLSWVAAQTERIDVGSAIFQIPARQPAMTAMTAATLDSLSGGRFRLGLGVSGPQVSEGWYGVKFDKPLARTREYVEIVRKAMTRERLSYEGQHWTLPLPGGPGKPIKLTVHPQREHIPLYIAAIGPKNLEQTGEIADGALVIFPSAEHLEETTIWHLRAGREKAGKTLDGFDVCPTLPLAVGEDKDVTTLADTFRPYTALYVGGMGSAKQNFYNQLAQRMGFEAAAAEVQEKYLSGDKQGAAAAIPHELIDKTTLLGSVDRIADRMKEYAAAGVTTLSLAPAGFTLDERLASLRAGTEALERAGLA; the protein is encoded by the coding sequence ATGCAGCTCGGGATCAACCTCGGCTACTGGGGCGCCGGAATGGACGCGGACAATCTCGCCGTCGCGCAGGAGGCCGACCGGCTGGGATACGCCGTGTGCTGGGCCGCAGAGGCGTACGGCTCGGACGCGGCCACCGTGCTCTCCTGGGTCGCCGCCCAGACCGAGCGCATCGACGTGGGCTCCGCCATCTTCCAGATCCCGGCCCGCCAGCCGGCGATGACCGCGATGACGGCCGCGACCCTGGACTCGCTCTCCGGCGGCCGCTTCCGGCTCGGCCTCGGCGTCTCCGGACCGCAGGTCTCCGAGGGCTGGTACGGCGTCAAGTTCGACAAGCCGCTGGCACGCACGCGTGAGTACGTCGAGATCGTCCGCAAGGCCATGACGCGCGAGCGCCTGTCGTACGAGGGGCAGCACTGGACGCTGCCGCTGCCCGGCGGTCCCGGCAAGCCGATCAAGCTGACCGTGCACCCGCAGCGCGAGCACATCCCGCTGTACATCGCCGCCATCGGCCCGAAGAACCTGGAGCAGACCGGCGAGATCGCCGACGGCGCGCTCGTGATCTTCCCCTCCGCCGAGCACCTCGAGGAGACCACGATCTGGCACCTGCGCGCGGGGCGCGAGAAGGCCGGCAAGACCCTCGACGGGTTCGACGTCTGCCCGACGCTCCCGCTCGCCGTCGGCGAGGACAAGGACGTGACCACGCTCGCCGACACCTTCCGTCCCTACACCGCGCTGTACGTCGGCGGCATGGGCAGCGCCAAGCAGAACTTCTACAACCAGCTCGCGCAGCGCATGGGGTTCGAGGCCGCGGCCGCCGAGGTCCAGGAGAAGTACCTGTCCGGCGACAAGCAGGGCGCCGCGGCCGCCATCCCGCACGAGCTGATCGACAAGACGACGCTGCTCGGCTCCGTCGACCGCATCGCGGACCGGATGAAGGAGTACGCGGCGGCCGGGGTCACCACCCTCAGCCTCGCTCCCGCGGGCTTCACGCTCGACGAGCGGCTCGCCTCGCTCCGCGCCGGCACCGAGGCCCTGGAGCGCGCCGGACTGGCGTAG
- a CDS encoding aldo/keto reductase — MEQRHLGRTGLRVSRIGLGTLTWGRDTDEHDAADVLKTFWEAGGTLVDTADVYGDGEAEYLLGRLIEGLVPRRDLVISTKAGSVPDPDRRFDGSRGHLLSALDASLTRLGTDYVDVWHIHAFDPDTPLEETLQALDLAVSSGRARYAGVSNFCGWQLAKAATWQLAAPGIRTRLASTQLEYSLLQRGVEREVLPAALDLGIGLLPSSPLGRGVLTGKYRNATPPDSRGASEHLAPFVAPYLDDTASRIVDAVQTAADGLAVTPLQVALAWVRDRPGVAAPVIGARNAQQLTAALSVEALSLPDEICRALDDVSAPVHRYPDHDWSTL; from the coding sequence ATGGAGCAGAGGCATCTCGGCCGCACCGGCCTGCGCGTGTCCCGGATCGGGCTCGGCACCCTCACCTGGGGCAGGGACACCGACGAGCACGACGCCGCGGACGTCCTGAAGACGTTCTGGGAGGCGGGCGGCACCCTCGTCGACACGGCGGACGTGTACGGCGACGGAGAGGCCGAGTATCTGCTCGGACGGCTCATAGAAGGGCTGGTCCCGCGCCGGGACCTGGTCATCTCGACGAAGGCGGGCAGCGTGCCCGACCCCGACCGCCGCTTCGACGGCTCGCGCGGCCACCTGCTCTCCGCGCTGGACGCCTCGCTGACCCGGCTCGGCACGGACTACGTCGACGTCTGGCACATCCACGCCTTCGACCCGGACACCCCGCTGGAGGAGACCCTCCAGGCCCTCGACCTGGCGGTCAGCAGCGGCCGCGCCCGCTACGCCGGTGTCTCCAACTTCTGCGGCTGGCAGCTCGCCAAGGCCGCGACCTGGCAGCTGGCGGCGCCGGGCATACGGACCCGGCTGGCGAGCACACAGCTGGAGTACTCGCTGCTCCAGCGCGGCGTGGAACGCGAGGTGCTGCCGGCCGCGCTGGATCTGGGCATCGGTCTGCTGCCGTCCTCGCCGCTGGGGCGCGGGGTGCTGACGGGCAAGTACCGCAATGCGACGCCGCCCGACTCACGCGGCGCCTCGGAACATCTGGCACCGTTCGTCGCGCCGTACCTCGACGACACGGCGAGCCGCATCGTGGACGCCGTGCAGACAGCGGCCGACGGGCTCGCCGTGACCCCGCTCCAGGTCGCCCTCGCCTGGGTCCGCGACCGGCCCGGCGTGGCCGCGCCCGTCATAGGCGCGCGCAACGCACAGCAGCTCACGGCGGCGTTGTCAGTGGAGGCCCTTAGTCTTCCTGACGAGATCTGCCGGGCGCTCGACGACGTGTCGGCGCCCGTGCACCGCTATCCCGATCACGACTGGAGCACGCTGTGA
- a CDS encoding helix-hairpin-helix domain-containing protein, translating to MSTEPPETTEDTEPGTPGAEPEGGTPGAGNGDTTARSSTAEDGDGDGGAQSSEDQKGDGGSPTESSPTESSAAQLSEAEAEIAAQRIERERIERRKAEKAGPLESGAKLSGKAADLLAAVRAVESGAKPVANVFSEPEPPRRPAPEPVRRPQPVVAEAPAGPAQETVESVRRVLTEGGAPETLAPQVAAVLGEGAGDQLRADPWQLLRVGGVRPEQADGFARALLGAEAGPDDERRGRAVTVWLLEQAALAGHTALEMPALTAALAQRGVPDADTAVQDTLAEGEALVFQDALDEPATPARRDEELAEDEERPVRVLVGLERYALAEESLADGLARLINSVPKQDGSAEEWERAAAAAGSAADLIRAVAAHGLVLHTGGEASLTEPAALLRTAQALGVRAWAATHGPVGRGRFSALLSGALQPDNPTQAESAPGVATVAGLLSGAEGPGRDADGAFDLDLLVVLDAPQLDVETAALLTESLPDGARLVLAGDPAVLWSAGPGRVFADLLTARICPQIASRRPDPGPLGELVSGIGIGELNQVEAPGKEVVIVPVRDAGEAVHRTVQLVADSVPRAIGVPTEETQVITPGHGGAAGTRALNAALKERLNPGPGRFAGFDPGDRIAYSPAPGRTVPGQVVKADAEGLHLTCAGEAVVVPKERVEQSLRHGWALTAHQAAGTRWPAVVVVLPGDAAQALSRPWVYTAFSRADRHLSVVHGAEQALPRAVAEIPAKPRTTRLPALLAPQLTTAG from the coding sequence GTGAGCACGGAGCCGCCCGAGACCACGGAGGACACGGAGCCGGGGACGCCGGGGGCCGAGCCCGAGGGCGGGACGCCGGGGGCCGGCAACGGCGACACCACTGCCCGGAGTTCCACGGCCGAAGACGGTGACGGTGACGGCGGGGCACAGTCGTCGGAGGACCAGAAGGGCGACGGCGGATCCCCCACGGAGTCGTCCCCGACAGAGTCGTCCGCGGCGCAGTTGTCCGAGGCCGAGGCCGAGATCGCCGCTCAGCGGATCGAGCGGGAGCGGATCGAGCGGCGCAAGGCCGAGAAGGCGGGACCCCTCGAGAGCGGGGCCAAGCTCAGCGGGAAGGCCGCCGATCTGCTCGCCGCCGTACGGGCCGTGGAGAGCGGTGCGAAGCCCGTGGCCAACGTCTTCAGCGAGCCCGAACCACCGCGCCGCCCCGCCCCTGAGCCGGTACGCCGGCCGCAGCCCGTGGTGGCCGAAGCGCCCGCGGGCCCCGCTCAGGAGACCGTCGAGTCCGTGCGGCGCGTGCTGACCGAAGGCGGCGCCCCCGAGACTCTCGCCCCGCAGGTCGCCGCGGTCCTCGGCGAGGGCGCGGGCGACCAACTGCGGGCGGACCCCTGGCAGTTGCTGCGCGTCGGCGGAGTACGGCCGGAGCAGGCCGACGGGTTCGCGCGGGCGCTGCTCGGCGCGGAGGCCGGACCGGACGACGAGCGGCGCGGCCGGGCGGTCACCGTCTGGCTCCTGGAGCAGGCGGCCCTGGCCGGGCACACGGCCCTGGAGATGCCCGCACTCACCGCCGCGCTGGCCCAACGGGGTGTGCCGGACGCCGATACGGCCGTGCAGGACACCCTGGCCGAGGGCGAGGCCCTGGTCTTCCAGGACGCCTTGGACGAGCCCGCAACCCCGGCCCGCCGGGACGAGGAGCTGGCGGAGGACGAGGAACGGCCCGTCCGTGTCCTCGTCGGCCTGGAGCGGTACGCCCTCGCGGAGGAGAGCCTCGCCGACGGACTGGCCCGCCTGATCAACTCGGTGCCGAAGCAGGACGGTTCGGCCGAGGAGTGGGAGCGGGCCGCGGCCGCCGCGGGCTCCGCCGCCGACCTGATCCGCGCGGTCGCCGCGCACGGCCTGGTCCTCCACACCGGCGGGGAAGCGTCCCTGACCGAACCGGCGGCACTGCTGCGCACGGCGCAGGCTCTCGGCGTGCGGGCCTGGGCGGCCACCCACGGCCCGGTCGGCCGGGGGCGCTTCTCGGCGCTGCTGAGCGGGGCACTCCAGCCGGATAACCCCACGCAGGCGGAGTCCGCGCCCGGCGTCGCCACCGTGGCCGGTCTGCTCTCCGGTGCCGAAGGACCCGGTCGGGACGCGGACGGGGCGTTCGACCTCGATCTGCTCGTCGTGCTCGACGCGCCTCAGCTGGACGTCGAGACGGCGGCTCTGCTCACGGAGTCGTTGCCGGACGGGGCCCGGCTGGTGCTGGCCGGGGATCCGGCGGTGCTGTGGTCGGCGGGCCCCGGGCGGGTGTTCGCCGATCTGCTGACGGCGCGGATCTGCCCGCAGATCGCCTCGCGGCGACCGGATCCCGGCCCGCTGGGCGAGCTGGTGTCCGGTATCGGCATCGGCGAGCTGAACCAGGTCGAGGCGCCCGGCAAGGAGGTCGTGATCGTGCCGGTGCGGGACGCGGGCGAGGCCGTGCACCGTACCGTGCAGCTCGTCGCGGACTCGGTGCCACGCGCGATCGGCGTCCCGACCGAGGAGACCCAGGTGATCACGCCGGGCCACGGCGGTGCGGCCGGCACACGCGCCCTCAACGCCGCGCTCAAGGAACGGCTCAACCCCGGCCCCGGCCGCTTCGCCGGCTTCGACCCCGGTGACCGCATCGCCTACTCCCCCGCGCCGGGCCGTACGGTGCCGGGACAGGTGGTGAAGGCCGACGCCGAGGGGCTGCACCTGACCTGCGCGGGCGAGGCCGTCGTCGTACCGAAGGAGCGGGTGGAGCAGTCCCTACGGCACGGCTGGGCCCTGACCGCGCACCAGGCGGCCGGCACTCGCTGGCCGGCGGTCGTCGTGGTCCTCCCTGGCGACGCGGCCCAGGCCCTGAGCCGCCCCTGGGTCTACACGGCCTTCAGCCGCGCCGACCGCCACCTCTCCGTGGTCCACGGCGCGGAACAGGCCCTCCCCCGAGCGGTCGCCGAAATCCCGGCCAAGCCCCGCACGACCCGCCTGCCGGCGTTGCTGGCACCCCAGCTGACGACGGCCGGCTGA
- the chpH gene encoding chaplin ChpH, with translation MIKKVVAAAAATGGLVLAGAGLAVADAGAQGAAVHSPGILSGNVVQAPIHVPVNVCGNTVSVVGLLNPAFGNTCINK, from the coding sequence ATGATCAAGAAGGTCGTCGCTGCTGCGGCTGCCACTGGTGGGCTGGTTCTCGCGGGCGCGGGCCTGGCCGTTGCCGACGCCGGTGCTCAGGGTGCCGCGGTGCACTCCCCGGGCATCCTGTCGGGCAACGTCGTTCAGGCGCCGATTCACGTCCCCGTGAACGTCTGCGGCAACACGGTCTCCGTGGTCGGTCTGCTGAACCCTGCCTTCGGCAACACCTGCATCAACAAGTGA
- a CDS encoding DUF5703 family protein, which produces MPEYEFVDVYVPRGVSRKDATRLLTDHAEYGHWELDRLSLLRDGSRRVRLRRRIIRQVRATW; this is translated from the coding sequence ATGCCGGAATACGAATTTGTCGACGTGTACGTACCGCGCGGGGTCTCCCGCAAGGACGCCACACGCCTGCTGACAGACCATGCCGAGTACGGACACTGGGAGTTGGACCGCCTGAGCCTGCTGCGCGACGGCAGCCGCAGGGTGCGGCTGCGCCGCCGGATCATCCGCCAGGTGCGGGCCACGTGGTGA
- a CDS encoding chaplin, which translates to MRQVTRKGLMTMAAATGVIAAAGGAAHATGSGADGTSTNSPGVLSGNTVQAPVHAPVNVCGNTVNVVGLLNPASGNSCSNQGGASAGHGDSGGGSGASTGGHASDSPGIGSGNHVEAPVDVPVNVCGNSVDVIGIGNSVEGNDCTNGGGGSGHTPPGGGHETPPGSPEQPGNPGNPGNPENPGNPGSPQNPVEPTHPGTPSTPPSTGGETPGGGSSHGNQPGAQSVTQPQGDAELAQTGSDLPMGLVLPVGAGALLAGSVLYRKARASA; encoded by the coding sequence ATGCGACAGGTCACCCGCAAGGGCCTGATGACCATGGCGGCCGCGACCGGCGTCATCGCCGCCGCGGGCGGCGCCGCCCACGCAACCGGCTCGGGTGCGGACGGCACCAGCACGAACTCGCCCGGCGTGCTGTCGGGCAACACGGTGCAGGCGCCGGTGCACGCGCCGGTCAACGTGTGCGGCAACACGGTCAACGTCGTCGGGCTGCTCAATCCGGCGAGCGGCAACAGCTGCAGCAACCAGGGCGGCGCGTCCGCCGGCCACGGGGACTCCGGTGGCGGCTCAGGGGCGTCGACGGGTGGGCACGCCAGTGACTCGCCCGGCATCGGTTCCGGCAACCACGTCGAGGCGCCGGTCGATGTGCCGGTCAACGTGTGCGGCAACAGCGTCGACGTCATCGGCATCGGTAACTCCGTCGAGGGCAACGACTGCACCAACGGCGGCGGTGGCTCCGGCCACACCCCGCCGGGCGGCGGCCACGAGACCCCGCCCGGGTCGCCGGAGCAGCCGGGCAACCCCGGTAACCCCGGCAATCCGGAGAACCCCGGAAACCCCGGAAGCCCGCAGAACCCGGTCGAGCCCACCCACCCCGGCACCCCGAGCACGCCGCCCAGCACGGGCGGCGAGACGCCGGGCGGTGGCTCCTCGCACGGGAACCAGCCGGGCGCCCAGTCCGTCACCCAGCCCCAGGGTGACGCAGAGCTCGCCCAGACCGGAAGCGACCTGCCGATGGGCCTCGTCCTGCCGGTCGGCGCGGGGGCGCTGCTGGCGGGCTCGGTGCTGTACCGCAAGGCACGGGCCTCGGCGTAG
- a CDS encoding ferritin-like domain-containing protein, whose translation MLSAKSLFQEILDNDESFRLFCSIAASGESQGGWENARIAALVPESERPLAPKITRHGADEDKHGRIFNALMKKRGLRPVPVPPETDYTMLLENHGIGLAHDKLKGDEPLTVQDIVTYLSHSRVTEQRASEQMELLRKHFADHPDLGRPVRMISHDEDNHLAYCHEELLRFAAQGHGRAIQRTLRECALAEIRIYRDVSLAVMDHMGRILGWPRAKAAVLAAGIHAVYAWERVAGWRRMVSLKMPERRDALGGPATSAPEFA comes from the coding sequence ATGCTTTCGGCCAAGAGTCTGTTCCAGGAGATCCTCGACAACGACGAGTCCTTCCGCCTGTTCTGCTCCATCGCGGCCAGCGGGGAGTCCCAGGGCGGCTGGGAGAACGCCCGCATCGCCGCGCTCGTCCCGGAGAGCGAGCGCCCTCTCGCACCCAAGATCACCCGGCACGGCGCGGACGAGGACAAGCACGGTCGGATCTTCAACGCCCTGATGAAGAAGCGCGGCCTGCGACCGGTGCCCGTCCCGCCCGAGACCGACTACACGATGCTCCTGGAGAACCACGGCATCGGTCTCGCCCACGACAAGCTCAAGGGCGACGAGCCGCTCACCGTCCAGGACATCGTCACCTACCTGTCGCACAGCAGGGTCACCGAGCAGCGCGCCTCGGAGCAGATGGAGTTGCTGCGCAAGCACTTCGCCGACCACCCCGACCTCGGCCGCCCGGTCAGGATGATCTCCCACGACGAGGACAACCACCTCGCCTACTGCCACGAGGAGTTGCTGCGCTTCGCGGCCCAGGGACACGGCCGGGCCATCCAGCGGACGCTGCGCGAGTGCGCGCTCGCGGAGATCCGGATCTACCGGGACGTCAGCCTCGCGGTCATGGACCACATGGGGCGCATCCTCGGCTGGCCGAGGGCGAAGGCGGCGGTGCTCGCGGCCGGCATCCACGCGGTGTACGCCTGGGAGCGGGTCGCGGGCTGGCGGCGCATGGTGTCCCTGAAGATGCCGGAACGACGCGACGCGCTCGGCGGACCCGCCACCTCGGCACCCGAGTTCGCCTGA
- a CDS encoding M20/M25/M40 family metallo-hydrolase, with translation MSETDTARGVTGEDEVVDLCRELIQIDTSNYGDHSGPGERKAAEYVAEKLAEVGLEPKIFESHPGRASTVARIEGEDPSRPALLIHGHTDVVPANADDWTHHPFSGEVADGCVWGRGAVDMKDMDAMTLAVVRDRLRSGRRPPRDIVLAFLADEEAGGKFGAKFLVDKHPDLFEGVTEAISEVGGFSFTVSEERRLYLIQTAEKGMHWMKLTVAGTAGHGSMIHRDNAITELSEAVARLGRHKFPVRVTKTTRAFLDELGDALGTELDPENMEGTLAKLGGIAKLIGATLSNTANPTQLGAGYKVNVIPGEATAHVDGRFLPGFEEEFLADLDKILGPKVKREDVHADKAVETSFDGALVDAMQSALVAEDPAAKAVPYMLSGGTDAKSFDDLGIRGFGFAPLKLPPELDFAGMFHGVDERVPVDGLKFGVRVLDRFIDAS, from the coding sequence GTGAGCGAGACGGACACGGCCAGGGGCGTCACCGGCGAGGACGAGGTCGTGGACCTCTGCCGCGAGCTGATCCAGATCGACACCAGCAACTACGGCGACCACTCGGGTCCCGGTGAGCGCAAGGCGGCCGAGTACGTGGCCGAGAAGCTCGCCGAGGTGGGCCTCGAGCCGAAGATCTTCGAGTCGCACCCCGGGCGCGCCTCCACGGTGGCCCGCATCGAGGGCGAGGACCCCTCCAGGCCCGCACTGCTCATCCACGGCCACACCGACGTCGTACCGGCCAACGCGGACGACTGGACCCACCACCCCTTCTCCGGTGAGGTCGCGGACGGGTGCGTGTGGGGGCGCGGGGCCGTCGACATGAAGGACATGGACGCGATGACCCTGGCGGTCGTGCGCGACCGGCTGCGCAGCGGGCGCAGGCCGCCGCGGGACATCGTGCTCGCGTTCCTCGCCGACGAGGAGGCGGGAGGCAAGTTCGGCGCCAAGTTCCTCGTCGACAAGCACCCGGACCTCTTCGAGGGCGTCACCGAGGCGATCAGTGAGGTGGGCGGGTTCTCGTTCACGGTGAGCGAGGAGCGGCGGCTCTATCTGATCCAGACAGCCGAGAAGGGCATGCACTGGATGAAGCTGACCGTCGCCGGCACCGCCGGGCACGGCTCGATGATCCACCGGGACAACGCCATCACCGAGCTGTCGGAGGCGGTCGCGCGGCTGGGCCGGCACAAGTTCCCGGTGCGGGTCACCAAGACGACCCGGGCCTTCCTCGACGAGCTCGGTGACGCGCTCGGCACCGAGCTCGACCCGGAGAACATGGAGGGCACCCTCGCCAAGCTCGGCGGCATCGCCAAGCTCATCGGCGCGACCCTCAGCAACACGGCCAACCCCACGCAGCTCGGCGCGGGCTACAAGGTCAACGTCATCCCCGGCGAGGCCACCGCGCACGTCGACGGCCGGTTCCTGCCCGGGTTCGAGGAGGAGTTCCTCGCCGACCTCGACAAGATCCTCGGGCCCAAGGTCAAGCGCGAGGACGTGCACGCCGACAAGGCCGTCGAGACGAGCTTCGACGGGGCGCTCGTGGACGCCATGCAGTCCGCGCTGGTCGCCGAGGACCCGGCCGCGAAGGCCGTCCCCTACATGCTCTCCGGCGGCACCGACGCCAAGTCCTTCGACGACCTGGGCATCCGGGGCTTCGGCTTCGCGCCGCTGAAGCTGCCGCCGGAGCTGGACTTCGCGGGCATGTTCCACGGCGTCGACGAGCGGGTGCCGGTGGATGGGCTGAAGTTCGGGGTGCGGGTGCTCGACCGGTTCATCGATGCGTCCTGA